CCACCTCGCTCGCCTTCTTCACCACTGCGCCCTTCTGGTTCTGGAGGATCTCCACGATCTGCTCTGGGACGCCGCGATCCTTGAGAGTCGCGATCTGAGCATCGAAGAGCTTCTCGAGGTCGTTCCGCTTGGCCTGCGCCACCGCGTCATCGAACTTCTCCGGGTCGGCCTCTCGCAAGAGGGCGACCAACCTCCCGATCAACTGAAACTGATTTACCATCTGTCCTTCCTCCTTCTGGACTTTTCCGCCAAAGGCGGATCTGTCTCTGGCATGACACTTTCTGCGTTATGTATAACAAAATTCTGCCTCCTGTCAAGTACCCCGGGTAATGTGCCGCACATTACCAGCAGTTACATCAAATGCAGAGAAATATGGTATAATAACCTCGTGAATAATTTATTCGTTGACAAATTACGCGATAATTTTTCAGCCACTCCACGCAATCAATATATAGCGTCTGCTTTTTTGATTTTTGCGACGTTTGCAATGTGGGAAGGGGTGAATGTTTTGGTTTCTGGGTCTGAAATCGCAGATATTCATCTGATAATTGGGCTTATTGGTTTTACCCTATGGTCCGCGCTATTTGCTCTAAGCTTTCTTTTGCTTGATCCGCCGTGGCTTGCATACATTGTATATATTATTACAAGTATCGTGCTTCTCGCATTGTTCGGCTGGCAGCAATGGCCTATCGTTGGTGTTGCTTCGTTCTTAATTTTTACGGTGTCCGCGCGCCAAAGTGTTACAAATGAGCGTGAATTACTTGCATCGTTTAGATTGAGCCGCTTTGTTAAAAAGGGATTGTCGTCATTTTTTACCGGCGTTGCCATACTGCTCGCGTTCGTTTATTATTTTTCTCCGTACGGAGCAGCAAACTTGCGGCCGGAAATTCCGCGCGCGGTAGTTGATCTCTCATTTATTCCAATAGACGTTATTGCCGCAACAACAATCTACGGCTACGAACCAGGAGCAACTGTCGGCCAGTTCCAATCGTTGATGATCCAAAATCTTTTGCCAATATTAACTCACAGTACCGGACCGGTTCAAATTACAGAAGATGTGAAAAAAAATTTCAGCGTGATTAAAGATGAAAAAACGCTCGGAATGCCCCTGCCCCAATTTATATACGAGCAGTCAAACGCCTATCTTGCAAAATTCGTTGAGCCGTATAAAAGCTATTTGCCAATATTTTTCGTGCTTACTTCATTCTTGACTTTTAAATTATTGAGTATACCATTTGTATGGTTTACTCAGCTTGCCGCGTGGGGTTTAATGAAGCTATTTATTGCACTCGGTATAGCAGGGTTTAATAAGGAAATAATAGAAAAAGACAGGCTGGTGTTGAAGTAAAACAATTAATGAAATGGAAAAAGATTATTATAAGATATTGGGCCTTGAAAAAAGAGCCTCAAAAGACGATATCAAAAAGGCCTATCGCAAGCTTGCGCACCAATATCATCCCGATAAACAAGGCGGAGATGAAAAGAAGTTTAAAGAAATAAACGAAGCCTATCAAGTATTGTCTGATGACACTAAGCGTGCTCGGTACGATCAGTTCGGCTCCGCTTTTGAGCAACAAGGAGGATTTAGTGGTTTCGGCGGCGCTGGCTTTGGTCGGGGCGGTGGAGCATGGCAAGGCGATATAAATGATATTTTCCGTGAGTTTTTTGGCGGCGGCCACGATGGTTTTGGCGCGGGCTTTGGAGGCGGTCAAACGCCAAGACAACGCGGTAGCGATATTTCTATAGATGTCGAGCTTACGCTCGAGCAGGCATTTAGCGGAATCGATCACACTGCTCACCTAAAGAAGTTTGCAAAATGTTCACGTTGTGAAGGTAGGCGAGGAGAGCCTGGCACGTCTGTTAAAACTTGTTCAAAATGTGACGGTAAGGGAGAGATTCGCCATGTGCAAAACACTATTTTGGGTTCATTTGCCAGCATGCAAACATGTCCGCAGTGCGGCGGCATAGGTACGATAGCGGAAAAGCCATGCAAGCAGTGTCGCGGTACTGGACGGGAACAGCAGGTTGAAAAGATTACATTCAATATTCCAGCAGGGATCTCTGACGGGGAAATGGTGCGTGTTTCAGGCAAGGGTGAGTATGATATAAATGGCGCGGGCGATTTATATGCTAGAATATATATTAAAAAACACCCCGTGTTTATAAGAAAGGAGAGCGATCTTTACAGCACAATAACAATACCAATGACAGAAGCAATTTTAGGTGGTGAAAAAAGTGTCAGGGTAATTGATGGAAACGGTAAGCTAGAAATACCAGCGGGAATTCAGTCTGGCACATTGTTGAAGTTAAGCGGCAAGGGCATGTCTAGCCCTCAGCGCGGCGGCAGAGGCAATCATTTCTTTCAAGTAATCGTGGAAACACCAAAGAAAGTTTCCAGGCGGGCAAAAGAGTTGTTACAAGGGCTACAAAAAGAAGGATTATAATATGAGCTTTTTAAAATCTTTTTCTTTTCCGTCAATTCACACTCCATTCCAGTTTTCTCTTGATTTGGGAATCGTTGTATTTGGTCTTATCGCGTTATTTCTGTATTGCATGTCTATCGGGCGAAAGCGTATCACGGTTTTACTTTTGAGCGGATACATAGCTCGAGTAGTATTTCAGGTTTTGCCATTTGATGTGAGCGCGAAGGTGTATTCTTTTAATACCAATTTTTTTTCATGGATAATGGGGCTGCTGTTTTTAATCCTGGTTGCTATAATATATTTTTTGCTAGCTGGATCGGCTTTGCGCATGGCTTTGCGCCTGCCTAATAATGGCGACGCATCGTGGTGGCATATTATCTTGCTTAGCCTGATTACGTCTGGATTTTTTATGGCAACTTTGTTACATTTAATGACGGATGGCACAGCCCTTTCATCTACCGTCAAGATGGCGTTTTTCTCGCCTTACGCGTTATTTGGCTGGACGGTAGCGCCAATTATTGCAATTGCATTGGTACGGCGAGGAGGGACGGAATAAATCCATGTCATCTGTATACGTGTTAAAGAGTCTGCGGAATGGCAAGAGGTATATTGGAAGTACCGAACTTAATCCTGAAGAAAGATTGAAGCGGCATAATTCCGGTACCAATCAATTTACAAAAAGAAATGGGCCATTTGTATTGGTCTATCGAGAACAGTGTACTGACAAAACAGCATCAAGAAAAAGAGAGAATTTTTTAAAATCAGGAGTTGGAAGAAAGTACCTAGATAGTATTCTTAGTTAGTTAAGTGTTTTGTGCACCCATAGCTCAGCTGGTAGAGCAGCTCCCTTTTAAGGAGATGGTCGCAGGTCCGAATCCTGCTGGGTGCACAAAACACTTAACTATGTAGAGCAGCTCCCTTTTTCCGCCAGAGGCGGATCAGCCTTTGGCTGAAAGGAGATGGTCGCAGGTCCGAAGGATCAGCCTTTGGCTGAAAGGAGATGGTCGCAGGTCCGAATCCTGCTGGGTGCACAAAACACTTAACTATGTAGAGCAGCTCCCTTTTTCCGCCCCGAGGTGTCTGTCCGCCTCAGAAGGGGATCAGTCTAAAAGAAAAAATATGACCAAAAGAGTTTTTATAGTTCACGGCTGGGGTGGGCATCCTGAAGAAGGTTGGTTCCCTTGGCTGAAGCACGAGCTAGAAGCAAATGGTTTTGAAGCTATCGTTCCTCAGTTACCAGACGCCGACAATCCGCGCATTTACAATTGGGTGCCAAAGCTTGCCGAGATAGTCGGGGTTGCCGATGAAAATACCTATTTTGTAGGTCACAGTATGGGTTGCCAAACCATCGCTCGCTATCTTGAAACTTTGCCCGAAGGAGTAAGGGTTGGAGGAGCGGTTTTTGTCGCGGGATTCTTTAAGCGGCTAAGCGGACTTGAGAACGACACAAACGCGAGAGTAACGGAGAGGCATTGGCTTGAGACGCCCGTTGACTTTGAAAAGATAGCGTCACACCTATCAAAAAGCATAGCTATATTTTCTGATGATGATCCTTATGTGCCGTTAGATAATCAAAATGACTTTCGCGATAAACTAGGTTCTGAAATTATCATTCAACATAAAATGAGGCATTTTAGCGACGGGTTAACACGGCTGCCAATTGTATTGCAATCTGTGTTAAAACTTGCTTAACTCAAATAAAAAAATGGTATAATTAGTTTATGAATACACCAATCACAAACACACCGAAAGATGTATTTTTGCATCTTTTGCATATCAGCATGCTCTACGTGAGCGTGGTAAGTTTTATAACTTTATTCTTTCAGTATATTAATTATATGTTTCCTGATCAGTTGAATTTTTATCTGATGGGAATATTGGATTCTATACATCTTTCCAGCGCTTCACTGGCAATCTCTTTTCCCGTGTACTTACTTAGCACGTGGATGATAGAAAAAGATTTTATGTCCTTTCCAGAAAAGCGTGAATTTGCTATTCGCAAATGGTTAGTTAACCTAACACTCTTTATTGCCTCAATTACGATTATAGTTGACCTGATCACGCTCATCTATACATATTTTAAC
This genomic interval from Candidatus Spechtbacteria bacterium contains the following:
- a CDS encoding serine hydrolase family protein, whose translation is MTKRVFIVHGWGGHPEEGWFPWLKHELEANGFEAIVPQLPDADNPRIYNWVPKLAEIVGVADENTYFVGHSMGCQTIARYLETLPEGVRVGGAVFVAGFFKRLSGLENDTNARVTERHWLETPVDFEKIASHLSKSIAIFSDDDPYVPLDNQNDFRDKLGSEIIIQHKMRHFSDGLTRLPIVLQSVLKLA
- a CDS encoding GIY-YIG nuclease family protein, whose amino-acid sequence is MSSVYVLKSLRNGKRYIGSTELNPEERLKRHNSGTNQFTKRNGPFVLVYREQCTDKTASRKRENFLKSGVGRKYLDSILS
- the dnaJ gene encoding molecular chaperone DnaJ gives rise to the protein MEKDYYKILGLEKRASKDDIKKAYRKLAHQYHPDKQGGDEKKFKEINEAYQVLSDDTKRARYDQFGSAFEQQGGFSGFGGAGFGRGGGAWQGDINDIFREFFGGGHDGFGAGFGGGQTPRQRGSDISIDVELTLEQAFSGIDHTAHLKKFAKCSRCEGRRGEPGTSVKTCSKCDGKGEIRHVQNTILGSFASMQTCPQCGGIGTIAEKPCKQCRGTGREQQVEKITFNIPAGISDGEMVRVSGKGEYDINGAGDLYARIYIKKHPVFIRKESDLYSTITIPMTEAILGGEKSVRVIDGNGKLEIPAGIQSGTLLKLSGKGMSSPQRGGRGNHFFQVIVETPKKVSRRAKELLQGLQKEGL